The Candidatus Margulisiibacteriota bacterium sequence ACTTGGGAACCAAGGAAATCAAGCGGGTATATTCTACATTCGGTACTCAGGCGACCAAAGATGTTAACGCATCGAAACAAGAGCAGCAAAGCTTTGTCCTTAATGATGACGAAATTCTGACGCTGGGAAAATGGTCTGTCATCATTGAAAAACACTATAACCGGCCAATGGATATAGAATGGGCTAAAGATGGCGAAACCGGCAACCTCTATATAGTTCAGGCCCGGCCTGAAACCGTACAATCACGCAGAAAAACAGGCTACGCAAAAATATATACGCTAGCCGAAAAAGGCAAAAAGATAATAAAAGGACTAAGCATCGGGCAGGCAATTGCTTCGGGCAAAGTGAAAGTGATTAGAAGCCCTCACGATATGGACCAGTTTGAAGATAAGGATATTTTAGTAACCGGGATGACAGATCCGGACTGGGTTCCAATAATGAAAAGGGCCGCTGGCATTATCACTGATCAGGGAGGCAGAACGTCACATGCAGCGATTGTTAGCAGAGAGTTAGGAGTTCCCGCTATCGTCGGCACAGAGAATGCAACGCACGTCTTAAAAAATGAGCAGGAAATAACTATGTCCTGTGCCGAAGGAGAAGAGGGTTATGTCTATGAAGAACGGCTCCATTATGAGATATCAGAAATAAATTATAATGATCTGCCACGAGTAGAAACACCTCGTATTCTGATAAATATTGCCAGTCCCTCCGAAGCTTTTAACTGGTGGCAATTACCGGTCCGGGGAATTGGTCTGGCGCGGATAGAATTCATTATAAGCGATATTATCAAAATCCACCCGATGGCCCTTGCCCGGTTTGAGCAGATTGAGGATAGGGATATACGAAAACAGATTGAAAAACTAACAACTCTTTATCCGGACAAATCAGAATATTTTATAGATCACCTATCACGCGGAATCGCCAAAATAGCAGCTTCACAGTATCCACACCGAGTTATTGTAAGAATGAGTGATTTCAAGTCAAATGAATACGCCAACCTAATCGGCGGAAAATTATTCGAATATTCTGAGCCAAACCCTATGTTGGGATTTCGAGGAGCTTCTCGCTACTATAACGACCGCTATCGTGACGGATTCGCGTTAGAGTGCATGGCGGTAAAACGAGCTCGCGATGTTCTGGGGCTTTCAAATATAGCCATAATGATCCCCTTCTGCAGGACATTGGAAGAAGCAGACAAGGTACTAAACGTACTCTCGGCAAATGATTTGAACAGAGGCGAAAACGGTCTCCAGATTTTTGTAATGTGTGAAATTCCATCGAACGTTATTCTGGCAACCAGGTTTGCAGAAAAATTTGATGGATTTTCAATAGGAAGTAATGACCTTACCCAGCTTGTTCTGGGCGTTGATAGGGACTCCGCAGAACTATCAGGGCTATTTAACGAAGAAAACGATTCAATAAAAATAATGATCCGGGACCTTATTAACAAAGCCCATCAGGCAAACCGTGAAGTGAGCATTTGCGGACAGGCCCCGAGCGACCTTCTTGATTTTGATACGTTCTTGGTACAGGCAGGTATAGACTCAATTTCTATCAATCCGGACAGCTTCGCAAAAGTGATTCAACGAATTGCAGAAGTGGAACAGGGTCGAAGGCTCAAGGTAGCATAATAAATAATTTCCGGATCCAGGAAAAGCAGCTTGGTTAAATAAAATCAAAAACGGGGGGATATGCAATGGATGAACATGGGATTTGTGCAAATACAATAAAAACAGCGAATGAATGGTTAACTTTTATAATGAACGAGTTAGGCTGGGAAGATAAAAGAAAATCTTATATGGCATTATATTTGGTACTTCAAGCCTTACGAGACCAATTGAATACCGATGACGCAGCAGAATTCGGAGTTCAGTTGCCGATGCTTATCAGGGTACTCTATTATGAAGGGTGGAATACAAATCTTAAGAATAGGAGACCGAAAAGAAAGGACTTTTTTCTCTCTATTAAGGAACAATTTAAAGATAGCAAGGAGATCAAACCGGAAACAGTTGCCAGTGCCGTGTTCAAGCTATTATCAAATCGCGTCTCAGTAGGAGAAATCAAAGATATAAGAAAGTTATTACCTTATGAATTGCGCAAATTATGGCCCAAAGAAGAGCTGGCCAGGTATCAGGCTGCTTAATTATGATTAAAAAATTAAGAAATAAAGGAATTAATGATATAATATAATTGTCATGCAGCACCCTATTAATATATTATACGATGCAAATATGCCTCTATTACGAGTACATAGCGCATTAACTCATCACAGCATGGATTATAGCTTTACCAATTACACGCTATTTGCGCATATTTTTTAGCTGATTTTGGAGGATAGTCGATGATAAACTCTGTAAATAAATATTCAAATAATTTCGTCCCAAACGTTATAGGCGAAATAAAAGAAGATGCAAAAAAATGGATTGTCCTTATTAACGAAACCAGAGAATTTCTCAATTGTCATATTCAGCAACAAAAAGATAACGGGCACTGGAACACGATAAATACGAATTTCAAATCACTTATTATGTATGCCCTGAATTACTTCAGTCGAGGGAAGGATGAGTTATCAAAAATAACCAACGAAACATTGACTGACTTTACTTCTGAACATGCAAATAGATTAAGAAAATTAGCCGAATTGGCACAAGATCTGGAAAAAGACTTTGAACAATTATGGCAACAAAAATACTTGCAAAATGAATATCGCAAAAAAAATATCCGTATACTCGAGACTCTCTACAACAAAACCAAAGGCATGGCTGCCGACATGACAAACCTTGCCCAATTGGCATATCGGATGGAAAACCGACTTAACCTTGATCATGGTCCAGAAAACACAAAGGAAGAAAGCAAGTCAAAACCCATATTCTTTAGTCTATAACAATCAATATCTCATAATCCCGGCGCGACACCAGCTTGGAGTATGAAAATAACTTTTTTAACACTAAACGCATGTCGTAGGGGCATAGCGCACTATGCCCCATATACTTAATAGATCCCTTTATCCCTCAAGCTACCTGACTACAATAAAAACCATAATTTCAAATTGAACATTTTTCAAAATTATGATTAACTTTCCCCAATCTTTAAGGTAATAATTAGAACTATGAAGAAACTCGTCCAAAACATTAGCATCACAAATTCAGAATCTATTTTTTTGAAAAAGAAAACCTTATCATTTGCAGAAGCCTGCTCTCGATTAATTTCAAAGAACCCTTTACTCACATGTATAGTTACGGCTTTCATTATGATGAGCTGGCCCTTTGTTTATTATCCGTTAACTGACGGAGATGTTGCTCATTGGATAAAGGTTGCCAACCATGTAAGAATTAACAATCTGTTTCTTACCTCAATTAATGATCAGACACATGGCCCGATTCTCTCTTGGGCATCAGGAATCATCACGAAAATAGCTCCGCATTCGTTCTACAGCTATGCGTTATGGGATATTGTCCTGGGTCTATTTGGAATATGGTTAATTTACTTCTTTTCATACAAAATCTGGCATAACCGCAAAATTGCCCGATTAAACGCGGTGATCCTTTCATCAAGCTTAGCTTATATCTATCTCATCAGAACCCCGATGTACGACTTTACTTCAGCTATTTTTTATTTTGCTTTTGCCGGAATGTATCTCCTTTATATCCTTGAAAAAGACGAAACAAACCGATACTTCCTTTTATCATTACTCTTCGTAGGTCTTGGCAGTCTCAGCCGCTTTTCAATATGCTTGGGCCTCGCTGAGATCTATATGGTCCTCGTATCGCTGGCATACAAGCGTAAGTTCACGCTTATTATTCGCGACGGGTTTTTAATTTTTTTACTCCCGTTGCTGTTCAATCTACCCTGGATCATCGGACAAACACATGTCTACGGGAACAAATTCCTCTCTGATTTTTTCTATGATAATTTTGGAAGATATATCAAAGAGCCAGGCACAAAGTCTGAGATCAACAAAGATTTTTACGCATTTCCGCTCTATGTCATTGTAGGTATGCTTCCCTTTACTAGTTTACTAGTTGCCTCTTTCTTCAGAAAAACATTTCTTCAGCGGATACGACAGCAAAAAGTATACCAAGCACTAGTAGCCGGATTCCTGCCTGGTCTTATAATATTTTCGTTATCAGGCCACCCCAAGCTCGGACGATATATATCATTTGTTTTTCCCTTTGTATCAATGCTTTTAGGCCATACTTTGTATATATATGATCTAAGAGACAAAAAATTATTAAAAAAAGTCGGATGGATAACCTTAATAATTATGATACTGATTGCAATTATCTTCTTAGTTGTCATTAAACATTTTCTTTTTGAAGCACAAGAAGGCTCACTCTTAACCGTAGGGTTAATAACGTTAGTGTTTTCTATGTTAGCCGTGATGTATTATGTTATCAAATATAAGCCGGACTTACTGACAAAAAAACCTGAAACAATTCTATTCCCAATAGCCTTACTTTATATGGGATTCTTTACAATTTTAACATACGAGACACTTCATGTAGGATTCTTATTAGCTATCAGACAAGAAATACTTAGCATTATCAAATAACTTTTCACAGATAAGTTATTCGATATAATATAAATACAAATAAATTTATGTTTAAAAATAAATTTATGCGGGAAATGATAGAAAAGGGAAAAAGATCGAAAGGATATTGAAAATGGTACTTAGCAAAAAAATAAATTATGAAGTTCTGGCTAATAATAACGATGTAAAACTAGAAGGAGTTGTTGAGACTGCCAGGGCTGTATGCCACGAATTGTGCCAACCGCTTCAAGGTGCTTTAACCTTCGTAGAACTCCTCCTCCAGAATATGCCAAAAGAGAACAATCTTTATGACTTCTCAATCAATATTAAACAAAACATTGATGAAATTGCAAATATAACCCGCAAATTAAATAACATTACAAAATATGAAATCAAAGAATATGTTGCCGGGGTAAATATAATTGATATTCATAAAGCCAGTTCAGATTTTCCCAGCAATAGCATTATGATAAAACCTTTTCATTGCAATGTACATAAAAAAATCAATTCGAAATAATCAATTCTCGAAAAAACTAATAATCAGACCTTATTTTTCATCAAAATAGGCTGTCTTGTTGCCTCTAGAACATCTCTCCACAAGCTGCTTTCAGGATTAACATAATTCCGCTGTAAGACTGCCAATTTAATTGGGATATGAACAAAACAATTATTAACCTGACTGATGAGGATCTTTGTTTTCCCTGCCATTGCTGCGTGAACAGCATGACTCCCAAGTCGAGCACAATAAAGAGAGTCACTGGGTATAGCCGGTGCACTTCTAATTATATAACTCGGATCAATATACTTGAGATTTATCTCGATATTCTGACTTTTAAAATAATCAATAATTTTTTTCTTCAAAAAGATACCGATATCACCCAGCTTTTTGTTCCCAGACTCATCTTTATCGTTTGTTTGTTCAAGCAACCCCTGTCCAGCACCCTCTGCTACCAGGACTACTGCGTGGTTTCGTGCTTCAACCCGTTTCTTTAACAGGGATAAAAGACCGTTATCTCCCTCGATATCAAAAGGAACTTCAGGAATAAGTACAAAATTCACGTCGTTCATAGCCAGTGCAGTGTATGCAGCAATAAAACCTGACTCACGGCCCATTACCTTCACCACGCCGATACCATTAATAGCGCTATCAGCCTCTATATGAGCGCTGCTTACAGCTTCAACGGCCTTAGCAACTGCCGTTTCAAATCCAAAAGACTGCTGAACAAAGCTCAAATCGTTATCAATCGTTTTCGGGATCCCGACAACTGCAATCTTCAGTCCCCTTCGCTCTAATTCTTCGGCAATAAAAAGCGCACCTCGTTGGGTTCCATCCCCACCAATAGTGAAGAGCATATTAATATTTAATCGCTCAATTGCATCTACGATATCATTTATTCGATCTCCTCCTCCACGCGATGAACCGAGTATCGTTCCTCCCATCTGGTGGATATCCTTTACAATATGGGGATTAAGGTCCATGGTCGAAAGATTATACTCCGGCAAGAACCCCCGGAATCCAAATCTTATACCAGTCACCCGCCGGACACCATATCGATACCATAACCCGCGGACTATCGCCCGGATAACGTCGTTCAATCCAGGACATAACCCTCCGCACGTTACAATTCCCGCATGAACATGCCCTGGGTTAAAATATATCTTTTCCCGAGGCCCAGCCTGCTCAAGCAAATTATCTTTTCTATA is a genomic window containing:
- a CDS encoding phosphoenolpyruvate synthase (catalyzes the formation of phosphoenolpyruvate from pyruvate), which produces MINRSNYTEWFEHIGADDVNFVGGKNASLGEMISSLGNQGIQVPGGFATTATAYWVFIDANDLRGRISELLDNMKNQQKSLEDTGKAIRRLFLNAMIPEHLSVAIRNSYRDLGTRYGKENVDVAVRSSATAEDLPGASFAGQQETFLNVTGEDDLMDACKRCYASLFTDRAIVYRENQGFDHMKVALSIGIQKMVRADKAGAGVMFTLDTDTGFRNVTMINASWGLGENVVQGKVNPDQYTVFKPLLDKDNLRPIIEKNLGTKEIKRVYSTFGTQATKDVNASKQEQQSFVLNDDEILTLGKWSVIIEKHYNRPMDIEWAKDGETGNLYIVQARPETVQSRRKTGYAKIYTLAEKGKKIIKGLSIGQAIASGKVKVIRSPHDMDQFEDKDILVTGMTDPDWVPIMKRAAGIITDQGGRTSHAAIVSRELGVPAIVGTENATHVLKNEQEITMSCAEGEEGYVYEERLHYEISEINYNDLPRVETPRILINIASPSEAFNWWQLPVRGIGLARIEFIISDIIKIHPMALARFEQIEDRDIRKQIEKLTTLYPDKSEYFIDHLSRGIAKIAASQYPHRVIVRMSDFKSNEYANLIGGKLFEYSEPNPMLGFRGASRYYNDRYRDGFALECMAVKRARDVLGLSNIAIMIPFCRTLEEADKVLNVLSANDLNRGENGLQIFVMCEIPSNVILATRFAEKFDGFSIGSNDLTQLVLGVDRDSAELSGLFNEENDSIKIMIRDLINKAHQANREVSICGQAPSDLLDFDTFLVQAGIDSISINPDSFAKVIQRIAEVEQGRRLKVA
- a CDS encoding DUF2267 domain-containing protein produces the protein MDEHGICANTIKTANEWLTFIMNELGWEDKRKSYMALYLVLQALRDQLNTDDAAEFGVQLPMLIRVLYYEGWNTNLKNRRPKRKDFFLSIKEQFKDSKEIKPETVASAVFKLLSNRVSVGEIKDIRKLLPYELRKLWPKEELARYQAA
- a CDS encoding ATP-dependent 6-phosphofructokinase; its protein translation is MLDHFDFSIPSLGVPRINSPILFSNNSGDNEADFVNDDDFIIYNITAKADDHSKAYRKDNLLEQAGPREKIYFNPGHVHAGIVTCGGLCPGLNDVIRAIVRGLWYRYGVRRVTGIRFGFRGFLPEYNLSTMDLNPHIVKDIHQMGGTILGSSRGGGDRINDIVDAIERLNINMLFTIGGDGTQRGALFIAEELERRGLKIAVVGIPKTIDNDLSFVQQSFGFETAVAKAVEAVSSAHIEADSAINGIGVVKVMGRESGFIAAYTALAMNDVNFVLIPEVPFDIEGDNGLLSLLKKRVEARNHAVVLVAEGAGQGLLEQTNDKDESGNKKLGDIGIFLKKKIIDYFKSQNIEINLKYIDPSYIIRSAPAIPSDSLYCARLGSHAVHAAMAGKTKILISQVNNCFVHIPIKLAVLQRNYVNPESSLWRDVLEATRQPILMKNKV